In a genomic window of Mycolicibacterium neoaurum VKM Ac-1815D:
- a CDS encoding NAD(P)/FAD-dependent oxidoreductase, whose product MQCQRSRSIAVIGSGIAGLTAAYLLSAHDHVTLFEADDQLGGHRRDHRVDDGSGNTVAVDSAFLVHDDTRPTLCRLFADLGIDTVHVDPSLSVRDDRSGLQYARMRGFGGLFPSWSNLARPRYLRMLAEVNRFRRAAATLLETGDAEDTGTLRAFLAVHKFSRYFADHFVTPLVAIVWSDGPRTTMEIPARYLFAFLQQHGMLSGSEPAATRTVVGGSAGYADAIAARVDEVRIGTPAGAVRRIADGVELRAGGALREFDAVVIATRSDQALQALHEPTDAERAVLGAIRYSTEHVCVHTDTSVLPTRLTARALRNYLLPESGRDALITYDISRLLGVTGAHHHLMTLGGSGQVDPAAVIAEMTYQRPLYTTESVAAQRLLPKLNDDRVVFAGAYHGWGFREDGAASGVRAAERLGAHWPAARECEAMPC is encoded by the coding sequence GTGCAGTGTCAGAGGAGTCGGTCCATCGCCGTCATCGGAAGCGGCATCGCCGGGTTGACAGCTGCATATCTGCTGTCCGCACACGACCATGTCACGCTCTTCGAGGCCGACGACCAGCTGGGCGGCCACCGGCGCGACCACCGTGTCGATGACGGCTCCGGCAACACGGTGGCCGTCGATTCGGCCTTCTTGGTCCACGACGACACCCGCCCCACGTTGTGCCGGTTGTTCGCCGATCTCGGTATCGACACCGTCCATGTCGACCCCTCGCTCTCGGTTCGCGATGACCGCAGCGGCCTGCAGTACGCGCGTATGCGCGGCTTCGGCGGGCTGTTCCCTTCCTGGTCGAATCTCGCTCGGCCCCGGTATCTGCGCATGCTGGCCGAGGTCAACCGGTTTCGCCGGGCCGCCGCCACCCTGCTGGAAACCGGGGACGCCGAGGACACCGGCACGCTGCGCGCCTTCCTCGCGGTGCACAAGTTCTCCCGATACTTCGCCGACCACTTCGTGACACCGCTGGTGGCCATCGTCTGGTCCGACGGACCGCGCACGACCATGGAGATTCCCGCCCGCTACCTGTTCGCGTTCCTGCAGCAGCACGGGATGCTCTCGGGATCCGAGCCGGCGGCCACGCGCACCGTAGTCGGCGGGTCTGCCGGCTACGCCGACGCCATCGCCGCGCGCGTCGACGAGGTGCGCATCGGCACCCCGGCCGGCGCCGTGCGGCGCATCGCCGACGGCGTCGAGTTGCGGGCCGGCGGGGCGTTGCGCGAGTTCGACGCCGTGGTCATCGCGACCCGGTCGGATCAGGCACTGCAGGCGTTGCACGAACCCACCGATGCCGAACGGGCAGTGCTGGGGGCCATCCGGTACTCGACCGAACACGTCTGCGTGCACACCGATACGTCGGTGTTGCCGACCCGGCTCACTGCCAGGGCGCTGCGGAACTATCTGTTGCCCGAGAGCGGGCGGGACGCGCTGATCACCTACGACATCAGTCGGTTGTTGGGCGTGACCGGTGCGCACCATCACCTGATGACCCTCGGCGGTTCCGGGCAGGTGGACCCGGCCGCCGTGATCGCCGAGATGACCTACCAGCGTCCGCTCTACACGACGGAATCCGTTGCTGCCCAAAGATTGTTGCCGAAGTTGAACGATGACCGGGTGGTGTTCGCGGGCGCCTATCACGGCTGGGGATTCCGCGAGGACGGCGCCGCCTCCGGTGTGCGTGCCGCCGAGCGGTTGGGGGCACACTGGCCGGCGGCACGGGAATGCGAGGCGATGCCGTGTTGA
- a CDS encoding sigma-70 family RNA polymerase sigma factor, which yields MTLLDEPAILRNVTSDLDALLRRVAQRDVDAFAAFYDHTRARVFGLVLRVLRDPGYSEETTQDIYLQVWRNAGDYNPAAGTPLSWLMTLAHRRAVDRVRSEQAGADRESRYGAATVEPPVDQVADRVLDNEDYRQVTQCLGALTDKQRECIELAYYDGLTYVQVSDRLSANLATIKSRMRDAIRGLRNCLGAA from the coding sequence GTGACGCTGCTCGACGAGCCCGCTATCCTACGGAACGTGACGTCAGACCTCGACGCATTGCTGCGCCGGGTAGCGCAACGCGATGTGGACGCCTTCGCCGCGTTCTACGACCACACCAGGGCCAGGGTGTTCGGTCTGGTACTCCGGGTGCTGCGGGATCCCGGGTACAGCGAGGAAACCACCCAGGACATCTATCTGCAGGTCTGGCGCAATGCCGGGGACTACAACCCGGCGGCGGGCACCCCGCTTTCCTGGCTGATGACACTGGCGCACCGCCGCGCCGTCGACCGGGTGCGCTCGGAGCAGGCCGGCGCCGACCGTGAATCCCGTTACGGTGCCGCGACCGTGGAGCCTCCCGTCGACCAGGTCGCCGACCGGGTGCTCGACAACGAGGATTACCGGCAGGTGACCCAGTGCCTGGGTGCGCTGACCGACAAACAACGCGAGTGCATCGAACTGGCCTATTACGACGGACTGACCTATGTCCAGGTCTCCGACCGGCTGTCGGCGAACCTGGCGACCATCAAATCGCGGATGCGCGACGCGATCCGCGGACTCCGTAATTGCCTGGGGGCAGCATGA
- a CDS encoding anti-sigma factor, with the protein MTSPHDDLLTMATAYALHAVDDAERAEIDRRLSAAPASVAEAFATEVQQVREAMALVSSATATEPSDHLRDRVLAAVDADPVRQLRPRGPRRWTTVLTAAAAAVVVGVATFGVGWWLRPVPQATTAEQIFAAPDVRTVSGDIPTGGTATVVFSRERNAGVLVMNNVSPPANGTVYQMWLIDDAGPHSAGTMNAQAIAPSTTAVLPDLGDSITLAFTVEPGEGSAAPTSTPFASLPLT; encoded by the coding sequence ATGACCAGCCCGCATGACGATCTGTTGACGATGGCAACCGCCTACGCGCTGCACGCGGTCGACGACGCCGAGCGCGCCGAAATCGACCGGCGCCTGAGCGCGGCGCCTGCGTCCGTCGCCGAGGCGTTCGCCACCGAGGTCCAGCAGGTCCGCGAGGCCATGGCTCTCGTCTCGTCGGCCACCGCCACCGAACCGTCCGATCACCTTCGCGATCGGGTGCTGGCCGCCGTCGACGCCGACCCGGTGCGTCAGCTGCGCCCCCGCGGGCCCCGGCGGTGGACGACGGTGCTCACCGCCGCCGCGGCCGCCGTGGTGGTCGGTGTCGCGACCTTCGGGGTCGGCTGGTGGTTGCGCCCGGTGCCACAGGCCACCACTGCCGAACAGATCTTCGCCGCACCCGACGTCCGCACGGTGTCCGGTGACATCCCGACCGGCGGTACGGCGACCGTGGTGTTCTCCCGCGAACGCAACGCCGGCGTGCTGGTGATGAACAACGTCAGCCCGCCCGCGAACGGCACCGTCTATCAGATGTGGTTGATCGACGACGCCGGACCGCACTCGGCGGGCACCATGAATGCGCAGGCCATCGCCCCGTCGACGACGGCGGTGCTGCCCGATCTCGGCGACTCGATCACGCTGGCCTTCACCGTCGAACCCGGTGAGGGTTCGGCCGCGCCCACCAGCACGCCGTTTGCCTCCCTGCCACTGACATAG
- a CDS encoding TIGR03621 family F420-dependent LLM class oxidoreductase has product MGSMFRFGVGLRDTSSAAKVRSAAHRAEDLGYDIVLVPDHLGAPAPFPVLATIAAATETLRLGTFVLNAGFYKPALLARDVAALHELSAGRFEVGLGAGYVRAEFEAAELPFPSARQRVEYLERVTAYLAEHVPDVPIMIAGGGDRLLTVAARWAAIVGVTGGSGEDPLAERIAFLRSVAGERFADIELNVAITAVPTDGSGVPNLSMTRHYAPDLTDEQLLTLPGVLSGSVDEMAAKVRRLHDEYGARYLVIQEAHAEVFGQVIAALR; this is encoded by the coding sequence ATCGGGTCCATGTTCCGATTCGGAGTGGGCCTGCGCGACACCTCGTCGGCGGCCAAGGTACGCTCTGCGGCCCATCGCGCCGAGGACCTGGGCTACGACATCGTGCTGGTGCCCGATCACCTCGGTGCACCGGCCCCGTTCCCGGTGCTGGCGACCATCGCCGCCGCCACCGAGACACTGCGGCTGGGCACCTTCGTACTCAATGCCGGGTTCTACAAACCGGCGCTGCTGGCCCGCGATGTCGCGGCACTGCACGAGCTGTCCGCGGGTCGTTTCGAGGTGGGCCTGGGCGCCGGTTATGTGCGAGCGGAGTTCGAGGCCGCCGAGCTGCCTTTTCCTTCCGCGCGCCAGCGGGTCGAATACCTGGAGCGTGTGACCGCATACCTGGCCGAGCACGTTCCCGACGTGCCGATCATGATCGCCGGTGGTGGGGACCGACTCCTGACAGTGGCCGCCCGGTGGGCGGCGATCGTCGGCGTCACCGGCGGCAGCGGAGAAGATCCGCTTGCCGAACGGATCGCGTTCCTGCGTTCCGTTGCCGGTGAGCGCTTCGCCGATATCGAACTCAATGTCGCCATCACCGCGGTGCCCACCGACGGCTCCGGAGTCCCGAACCTATCCATGACCCGGCACTACGCGCCGGACCTGACCGATGAGCAGCTGTTGACGCTGCCCGGGGTGTTGTCCGGATCGGTCGACGAGATGGCCGCCAAGGTGCGCCGGCTGCACGACGAGTACGGTGCGCGCTACCTGGTGATACAGGAGGCCCATGCCGAGGTGTTCGGGCAGGTCATCGCCGCGTTGCGCTGA
- the mbp1 gene encoding microaggregate-binding protein 1, producing MGDSNGAAEGISGVVEGAKGKLKEAAGAVTGNDDLRREGEAQQDKADAQRDVAKKEAEAEAARGAAEANEARQKAEQEKK from the coding sequence ATGGGTGACAGCAATGGAGCAGCAGAGGGCATTTCGGGCGTCGTCGAGGGTGCCAAGGGCAAGCTGAAGGAAGCCGCCGGCGCCGTGACCGGCAATGACGACCTGCGCCGCGAGGGCGAGGCCCAGCAGGACAAGGCCGACGCCCAGCGCGACGTGGCCAAGAAGGAAGCCGAAGCCGAAGCCGCACGTGGCGCCGCCGAGGCCAACGAGGCCCGCCAGAAGGCCGAGCAGGAAAAGAAGTAG
- a CDS encoding IS481 family transposase, with product MRELSVAEQRYQAVLAVISDGLSISQVASKVGVSRQTLHSWLARYEAHGLEGLVDRSHRPVSCPHQMSAEVEARLLELRRSRPYWGPRRLVFELAKRGVVPVPSESAAYRALVRAQMIDPHARDRRSRKWKRWERAAAMELWQMDVVGGFPLADGTSAKALTGIDDHSRLCVCAQLMVRERTRAVCDGLRGALTRYGVPSQILTDNGRVFTGRFNHPPVEVLFDAICRENGIEHLLTQPRSPTTTGKIERFHRSLRAEFLSGRAPFKNVKVAQQALDEWVAFYNTERPHQALQMHTPQSRFGAARAVDATVVSPPAVQGLRGERAGADWVSRRVTTNGVVCVSWQQVSLGRHYAGARCDVHVDGELLRFYIGDILVKTAARSSTGEVRNKRALRSSTEP from the coding sequence ATGAGGGAGTTGAGCGTGGCTGAGCAGCGGTATCAGGCTGTGTTGGCGGTGATCAGCGATGGGTTGTCGATCTCGCAGGTTGCCTCGAAGGTGGGGGTGTCGCGGCAGACGCTGCACTCGTGGTTGGCCCGGTATGAGGCGCATGGTCTTGAAGGACTCGTGGATCGGTCGCATCGTCCGGTGTCGTGTCCGCATCAGATGTCTGCCGAGGTAGAGGCGCGGCTGTTGGAGTTGCGGCGCTCGCGCCCGTATTGGGGGCCGCGGCGGTTGGTTTTCGAGTTGGCCAAGCGTGGTGTGGTGCCGGTGCCCTCGGAATCGGCGGCCTACCGAGCGTTGGTGAGGGCGCAGATGATTGATCCGCATGCGCGGGATCGACGGTCGCGGAAGTGGAAACGCTGGGAGCGCGCGGCAGCGATGGAGCTGTGGCAGATGGATGTCGTGGGTGGTTTCCCGCTGGCTGATGGCACCTCGGCCAAGGCGTTGACCGGGATCGATGATCATTCTCGGTTGTGCGTGTGTGCGCAATTGATGGTCCGCGAGCGCACCCGCGCGGTCTGCGACGGGCTTCGCGGCGCATTGACCCGATATGGGGTGCCATCGCAGATCCTGACCGATAATGGCCGGGTGTTCACCGGCCGGTTCAACCATCCTCCGGTGGAGGTGCTCTTTGATGCGATCTGTCGGGAGAACGGTATCGAGCACTTGTTGACTCAGCCACGCTCGCCGACCACGACGGGCAAGATCGAGCGCTTCCATCGGAGCTTGCGAGCGGAGTTCCTCAGCGGGCGAGCACCTTTCAAGAATGTGAAGGTTGCCCAGCAGGCACTTGATGAATGGGTGGCGTTCTACAACACTGAGCGTCCGCATCAGGCGTTGCAGATGCACACTCCGCAGTCGCGGTTCGGCGCGGCCCGGGCAGTCGATGCGACTGTGGTCTCACCGCCGGCTGTGCAAGGACTGCGTGGTGAGCGCGCCGGTGCGGACTGGGTGAGTCGCCGGGTGACCACCAACGGGGTGGTGTGCGTGTCCTGGCAGCAGGTCAGTCTGGGCCGTCACTACGCCGGTGCGCGGTGCGACGTGCATGTCGACGGTGAACTGCTGCGGTTCTACATCGGCGACATTCTGGTCAAGACTGCCGCGCGCAGCAGTACCGGCGAGGTAAGAAACAAACGGGCACTGCGCAGCAGCACAGAGCCTTAA
- a CDS encoding HAL/PAL/TAL family ammonia-lyase encodes MTETRSISLDFYRLDDIADIVDNAQELTLDGEVQECIGRGADYIASIAGEDRHIYGINTGFGSLCVRRIEEHEQSELQHRHLLSHACGVGEPMPARISRITTVIKLLTFRSGYCGITPNTVNRMLHFWARGIVPAIPKKGTVGASGDLAPLAHLALPLIGEGKVYYRGELVDAATMLAGEGFEPLRLRPKEGLALTNGVQYINAIAVDCLLRARTLIRFADLVTALSIQGFSTAKSFYQPLLEKTWRHPERVTVAKNLETLLAGSNHHELPQCNIAHEDPYSYRCVPQVHAAARQAINFATQIIEQECNTVSDNPVFFYEEGTELCAGNLHGASSAMVMDLLAIALTDLSSISERRTYQLLSGQHGLPDYLVAKPGLDSGLMIPQYTSAALVNENKVLSAPASVDTIATCQLQEDHVSMGGTSAYKLMQVIDNLTYILGIELLTAAQAIDLNEGLRLSPETAKLFNEFRSEVSHLDQDRYQHPDIEKARQFVEQRARRWCDELAVK; translated from the coding sequence ATGACAGAAACTCGCAGTATCTCACTGGACTTCTACCGCCTCGACGATATCGCCGATATCGTCGACAACGCACAGGAACTCACCCTCGACGGTGAGGTGCAGGAGTGCATCGGCCGCGGTGCGGACTACATCGCCAGCATCGCTGGCGAGGACCGCCACATCTACGGGATCAACACCGGCTTCGGCTCGCTGTGCGTGCGGCGCATCGAGGAACACGAGCAGTCCGAACTGCAGCACCGCCACCTGCTGTCGCATGCCTGCGGGGTGGGGGAGCCGATGCCCGCGCGGATCAGCCGGATCACCACCGTCATCAAGCTGCTCACGTTCCGCAGCGGGTACTGCGGGATCACGCCGAACACCGTGAACCGCATGCTCCACTTCTGGGCCCGTGGCATCGTGCCGGCCATTCCGAAGAAGGGAACCGTCGGTGCCAGTGGCGATCTCGCGCCGTTGGCGCATCTGGCGCTGCCGCTGATCGGTGAGGGGAAGGTCTACTACCGGGGCGAACTCGTCGATGCCGCCACGATGCTGGCGGGCGAGGGTTTCGAGCCGCTGCGGCTGCGCCCCAAGGAGGGGCTGGCGCTGACCAATGGCGTGCAGTACATCAACGCGATCGCCGTCGACTGCCTGTTGCGTGCCCGCACCCTCATCCGGTTCGCGGATCTGGTGACGGCGTTGAGCATTCAGGGTTTCAGCACCGCCAAGAGCTTCTATCAGCCGCTGCTGGAGAAGACCTGGCGGCACCCCGAGCGCGTCACCGTCGCCAAGAATCTGGAGACATTGCTGGCGGGCAGTAACCATCACGAGCTGCCGCAGTGCAATATCGCCCACGAAGATCCGTACTCGTATCGCTGCGTGCCGCAGGTGCATGCCGCGGCGCGTCAGGCGATCAACTTCGCGACCCAGATCATCGAGCAGGAATGCAACACCGTCTCGGACAATCCGGTCTTCTTCTACGAGGAGGGCACCGAACTGTGCGCGGGTAACCTGCACGGCGCCTCGTCGGCGATGGTGATGGACCTGCTGGCGATCGCGTTGACGGATCTGTCGAGCATCTCCGAACGCCGCACCTACCAACTGCTGTCCGGCCAGCACGGCCTGCCCGACTACCTGGTGGCCAAGCCCGGCCTGGATTCCGGGCTGATGATCCCGCAGTACACCTCGGCCGCCCTGGTCAACGAGAACAAGGTGCTGTCGGCCCCGGCCAGTGTCGACACCATCGCCACCTGCCAGCTGCAGGAGGACCATGTGAGCATGGGCGGGACGTCGGCCTACAAGCTGATGCAGGTGATCGACAACCTGACCTACATTCTGGGTATCGAATTGCTGACCGCGGCGCAGGCCATCGACCTGAACGAGGGGCTGCGGCTCTCACCGGAGACGGCGAAGCTGTTCAACGAGTTCCGTTCCGAGGTGAGCCATCTGGACCAAGACCGCTACCAGCACCCCGATATCGAGAAGGCACGGCAGTTCGTGGAGCAGCGGGCGCGTCGGTGGTGTGACGAGCTGGCGGTGAAGTGA
- a CDS encoding MupA/Atu3671 family FMN-dependent luciferase-like monooxygenase — translation MKFSLMFFASLATGDAQRHYQLLLDAARIADRQGFAGIWTPERHFDEFGGVFPNPVVTNAALAAVTENIQLRAGSVISPLHDALLIAEDWSMIDNLSGGRAAVSFGSGWNPNDFALAPAQYGGRKDLMWEQIDTVHALWRGERIRRTNGVGAQIEVELTPRPVQSQLPVWITTGGTAETFVRAGTAGANLLTHMITQDFAELAELIGQYRQALRSAGHDPETGCVTVMLHTFVGADADHARAVAAAPLRHYLGSALQLDIKAAAASDGDGYDDDILEELLDLRVERYFDGVGLLGDIDQCVDVAGRFAEIGVDDIACLVDFGVEAHEALGSIERLATVKDRCSAAAR, via the coding sequence ATGAAGTTCTCCCTGATGTTTTTCGCCAGCCTGGCCACCGGTGACGCGCAGCGGCACTACCAGCTGCTCTTGGATGCCGCGCGGATCGCCGACCGGCAGGGTTTCGCCGGGATCTGGACCCCCGAGCGACATTTCGACGAATTCGGTGGGGTCTTCCCGAACCCGGTCGTCACGAATGCGGCGCTGGCCGCGGTGACCGAGAACATCCAGTTGCGGGCGGGCAGCGTCATCTCGCCGTTGCACGATGCGCTGCTGATCGCCGAGGACTGGTCGATGATCGACAACCTGTCCGGCGGCCGGGCCGCGGTGTCCTTCGGCTCCGGGTGGAATCCGAATGACTTCGCCTTGGCGCCCGCGCAGTACGGCGGTCGCAAGGACCTGATGTGGGAGCAGATCGACACGGTGCACGCGCTGTGGCGCGGGGAGCGGATCCGGCGGACCAACGGCGTCGGCGCGCAGATCGAGGTCGAGCTGACCCCGCGGCCGGTGCAATCGCAGTTACCGGTGTGGATCACCACCGGGGGCACCGCCGAGACGTTCGTGCGCGCCGGCACCGCGGGAGCCAACCTGCTGACCCATATGATCACCCAGGATTTCGCCGAGCTGGCCGAGCTGATCGGCCAGTATCGCCAGGCTCTGCGGTCGGCCGGTCACGATCCCGAAACCGGTTGCGTCACAGTCATGTTGCACACCTTCGTCGGTGCGGACGCCGACCATGCGCGGGCGGTGGCCGCCGCGCCGTTGCGCCACTACCTGGGTTCGGCCCTGCAGCTGGACATCAAGGCGGCGGCCGCGTCCGACGGTGACGGCTATGACGACGACATTCTCGAAGAACTCCTCGACCTGCGCGTCGAACGATACTTCGACGGTGTGGGCCTGCTCGGTGATATCGACCAATGCGTCGATGTCGCTGGGCGATTCGCCGAAATCGGTGTCGACGATATCGCCTGCCTTGTCGATTTCGGCGTCGAGGCTCACGAGGCCCTGGGAAGTATCGAACGGCTCGCCACGGTCAAAGACCGCTGTTCCGCGGCGGCTCGCTGA
- a CDS encoding non-ribosomal peptide synthetase has protein sequence MAEQVLHHMFWRHAERLPGSLALSHVTEAGRCELSYTELEKASRRLADGLTDAGLQPQTPVVIIADRGPSMVIAMFGTLTAGGVFVVANPAHPVDRVRHVITAARPGAILIDDDAPQEHRRLVEDEFAHLPHLSTTPAASVSTRLDRPDVTCNDPAYIAFTSGSTGLPKGIPHRHATLQQFVDWQAVAFGVSAGSRVAALAPPGFDVSFCEIFGALTRGASVHMVSDEIRNDPAALVQWLRAERISLLQIVSGHWATLLSEIEQTGTDLPHLTTVLFVGEALSPSVVARSRQLLSPTTKLVNVYGPTEVVAATFYPIGELPADLGTVPIGHAIPGRTITLRDQDGAVGDEGEICIASSYLAKGYLNDDAATENRFVTVPDTGEVIYRTGDVARRLPGGELLFVGRTDNQVKINGQRVELEDVEAAVMNTGAVLAAAADVRTSPSGAMTLVVFAVAQRADDFDPESVREQLSAALPAYMVPSAVIAVEHLPRNANGKIDRPAVAQLASPEPYEDDGDQPTGEVEVAIAEIWQDLLKQQGISRSANLFRIGGDSLVATRILSRVRKQFGVRISLGTFIDDPTIQGLAIAAASAPASPVIGGTAGVRAAR, from the coding sequence ATGGCCGAACAGGTACTCCATCACATGTTCTGGCGCCACGCCGAGCGGCTTCCGGGTTCCCTCGCGCTGTCGCATGTGACCGAGGCGGGACGGTGTGAACTGAGCTACACCGAACTGGAGAAAGCGTCCCGGCGGCTGGCCGACGGCCTCACCGATGCCGGTCTGCAGCCGCAGACGCCCGTGGTGATCATCGCCGACCGCGGCCCGTCGATGGTCATCGCGATGTTCGGAACGCTCACCGCCGGTGGCGTTTTCGTCGTCGCCAATCCGGCGCACCCCGTCGACCGGGTCCGTCATGTCATCACTGCGGCGCGGCCAGGTGCCATCCTGATCGACGATGACGCGCCGCAGGAGCACCGCCGGCTCGTCGAGGACGAGTTTGCTCACCTGCCGCACCTGTCGACCACCCCCGCGGCTTCGGTGTCCACGCGACTCGACCGACCCGATGTGACCTGCAACGATCCGGCATATATCGCGTTCACCTCGGGATCGACGGGTTTGCCCAAGGGCATCCCGCACCGGCATGCCACGCTGCAGCAGTTCGTCGACTGGCAGGCGGTGGCGTTCGGGGTGTCCGCGGGCAGCCGGGTCGCGGCGCTGGCGCCACCCGGGTTCGACGTGTCGTTCTGTGAGATCTTCGGGGCGTTGACGCGCGGTGCATCCGTGCACATGGTCTCCGATGAGATCCGCAATGATCCCGCCGCGCTGGTGCAGTGGCTGCGGGCAGAACGTATTTCGCTGCTGCAGATCGTGTCTGGGCACTGGGCCACGTTGCTCTCGGAGATCGAGCAGACCGGTACCGACCTGCCGCACCTGACCACCGTCCTGTTCGTCGGCGAGGCCTTGTCACCGTCGGTGGTGGCGCGATCGCGTCAGCTGCTCTCGCCCACAACGAAACTGGTCAACGTCTACGGCCCCACCGAGGTGGTGGCGGCGACCTTCTACCCGATCGGGGAGCTGCCCGCCGACCTGGGCACCGTCCCGATCGGGCATGCCATTCCCGGCCGGACGATCACCCTGCGTGATCAGGACGGGGCCGTGGGCGACGAGGGTGAGATCTGCATCGCCAGTTCCTATCTGGCCAAGGGATATCTGAACGACGACGCGGCGACCGAGAACCGTTTCGTCACCGTGCCAGATACCGGCGAGGTGATCTACCGCACCGGCGACGTCGCGCGCCGATTGCCCGGCGGGGAGCTGCTTTTCGTCGGTCGCACCGACAATCAGGTGAAGATCAACGGTCAGCGCGTCGAGTTGGAGGACGTGGAAGCCGCGGTCATGAACACCGGTGCGGTGCTCGCGGCCGCCGCCGATGTGCGGACCTCGCCGAGCGGGGCGATGACGCTGGTGGTCTTCGCCGTGGCGCAGCGGGCGGACGATTTCGATCCCGAGTCCGTCAGGGAACAACTTTCCGCCGCCCTGCCCGCGTACATGGTCCCCTCGGCCGTCATTGCGGTAGAGCACCTGCCGCGCAACGCCAACGGCAAGATCGACCGGCCCGCGGTGGCGCAGCTGGCCTCCCCGGAGCCCTACGAGGATGATGGCGACCAGCCCACCGGTGAGGTGGAGGTGGCCATCGCCGAGATCTGGCAGGACCTGCTCAAACAACAGGGCATCTCCCGATCGGCGAACCTGTTCCGCATCGGTGGGGATTCCCTGGTGGCCACCCGGATCCTGTCGCGGGTGCGCAAACAGTTCGGGGTGCGCATCAGCCTGGGGACGTTCATCGATGATCCGACGATCCAAGGTCTGGCCATCGCCGCGGCATCGGCCCCGGCAAGTCCGGTGATCGGTGGCACGGCGGGGGTGCGCGCCGCGCGATGA